From a single Granulicella aggregans genomic region:
- a CDS encoding TolC family protein produces the protein MIAPALALAFGAASLVAQAPSDLPEAPTPNVATINRTLTAGTNGFPILTATPAPLRLSLDDAIDQGMEYNLQQVLAQQNERAIHGEILTVGNALLPNLTAQVKSTAQELNLAAMGFKPSSLAGLDIPAGSFAEIVKVNTTSAQVNVNQALFNLPAYEFYRAAQKAELVAQLTTKLGRGNVALSVGTQYLQCLADASQITNAIALEKSDEVALRQATLSHDAGVGINLDVLRAKVQLQNQQQVRISAENKLAKDKISLLRLIGLPADQELELTDTVPFADYGVMTRPEALQLAFTRRKDYLSLLAQLEVAQRTQKAVRYQRLPTLSANGFYGVLGETTGLYHGDFVAAGKLQFPIFQEATLRGETEVANAQIDKVRQQIASVKTDIDQQIRSNMLDVQSNAELVRVARSNVELSRQELSDATDRFSAGVTDNLPLVQAEATLAAAQDRLVQSEFQYNRSKLALARSIGVVETQYKSYLGR, from the coding sequence GTGATCGCACCGGCTCTGGCGCTCGCCTTCGGCGCAGCCAGCCTCGTCGCGCAGGCTCCTTCCGACCTGCCCGAGGCCCCGACACCGAATGTCGCGACGATCAACCGGACCCTCACCGCGGGAACGAACGGCTTTCCCATCCTCACGGCCACTCCCGCGCCCCTGCGTCTCAGCCTTGACGACGCCATTGATCAAGGGATGGAGTACAACCTGCAACAGGTGCTCGCCCAGCAGAACGAGCGCGCGATTCACGGCGAGATCCTCACCGTCGGCAATGCCCTGCTTCCGAATCTCACCGCCCAGGTCAAATCCACCGCCCAGGAGCTGAATCTCGCTGCGATGGGCTTCAAGCCGTCCTCGCTCGCGGGCCTCGACATTCCCGCCGGCTCGTTCGCCGAGATCGTCAAGGTAAACACCACCTCCGCGCAGGTGAACGTCAACCAGGCGCTCTTCAATCTACCTGCCTATGAGTTCTATCGCGCCGCGCAGAAGGCAGAGCTGGTCGCCCAGTTGACCACCAAGCTGGGCCGCGGAAATGTGGCGCTCAGTGTCGGCACGCAGTATCTTCAGTGCCTCGCGGACGCCTCGCAGATCACGAACGCCATTGCGCTCGAAAAGTCCGACGAAGTCGCCCTGCGCCAGGCAACGCTCTCGCATGACGCCGGCGTTGGCATCAACCTGGACGTGCTTCGCGCCAAGGTGCAGCTTCAGAACCAGCAGCAGGTCCGCATCAGCGCCGAGAACAAGCTCGCGAAAGACAAGATCTCGCTTCTGCGCCTGATCGGTCTTCCCGCCGACCAGGAACTTGAACTGACCGATACAGTTCCCTTCGCGGATTACGGAGTGATGACCCGGCCCGAGGCTCTGCAGCTCGCCTTCACACGACGCAAGGACTATCTGTCGCTTCTGGCCCAGCTCGAGGTCGCACAGCGGACTCAGAAGGCCGTCCGCTACCAGCGCCTTCCGACCCTCTCCGCCAACGGCTTCTACGGCGTTCTGGGCGAGACGACGGGCCTTTACCACGGCGACTTTGTTGCCGCCGGAAAGCTGCAGTTCCCCATCTTCCAGGAGGCGACGCTGCGCGGCGAGACCGAGGTTGCCAACGCCCAGATCGACAAGGTCCGCCAGCAGATCGCAAGCGTCAAGACCGACATCGACCAGCAGATCCGCTCCAACATGCTGGACGTTCAATCCAATGCGGAGCTGGTAAGGGTCGCCCGCAGCAACGTAGAGCTCTCAAGACAGGAGCTCTCGGACGCTACCGACCGGTTCTCGGCGGGTGTTACCGACAATCTTCCCCTGGTCCAGGCGGAGGCAACACTGGCAGCCGCCCAGGACCGCCTCGTGCAGAGCGAGTTTCAGTACAACCGCTCGAAGCTTGCGCTGGCCCGCAGCATCGGCGTCGTGGAGACGCAGTACAAGAGCTACCTGGGTCGCTAA
- a CDS encoding RNA polymerase sigma factor: MNAEALGLTPDGEFALQTTSPSGSSRASRVSPFALALGAQPALLRNSATLSVESLPAMPKIGTHSEERHQRSGRGGKLTQAQMDARALQRTEDDDLIREAQRGERAAFDSLVRRYDQSVLRLALHMLGNEQDAQDVHQEAFIKAYRHLGNFRFECSFYTWLYRIVTNLCLDQLRRRKSRREDPATVLDASGDEMDLMANVPDTRAMANPGRELERKAMSESISDALNQLTPRERTVFELKHYQGLKLRTIGDMLNTTEETAKNTLFRATRKLRLNLANIR, encoded by the coding sequence ATGAATGCAGAAGCGTTAGGCCTCACCCCAGACGGCGAGTTCGCCCTCCAGACCACCTCACCCTCGGGATCCTCGCGGGCGAGCCGAGTAAGCCCCTTCGCTCTAGCACTTGGAGCGCAACCCGCTCTGCTGCGCAATTCGGCCACGTTATCGGTAGAATCATTGCCAGCGATGCCGAAGATCGGGACACACTCGGAAGAGCGCCACCAGCGCTCGGGACGCGGTGGAAAGCTCACCCAGGCGCAGATGGACGCCCGCGCTCTGCAGCGCACCGAGGACGACGATCTGATTCGCGAGGCGCAACGCGGAGAGCGCGCGGCCTTCGACTCGCTGGTTCGGCGCTACGACCAGTCCGTGCTTCGCCTGGCGCTGCATATGCTGGGCAATGAGCAGGACGCCCAGGATGTTCACCAGGAGGCCTTTATCAAGGCGTACCGCCACCTTGGGAACTTCCGGTTCGAGTGCTCGTTCTACACCTGGCTATACCGGATCGTGACGAACCTGTGCCTCGACCAGCTTCGCCGCCGCAAGTCGCGCCGTGAAGACCCGGCGACCGTGCTCGACGCCAGCGGCGACGAGATGGACCTTATGGCGAACGTCCCTGACACCCGGGCGATGGCGAACCCGGGCCGCGAGCTCGAGCGGAAGGCGATGAGCGAGTCGATCAGCGACGCGTTAAACCAGTTGACGCCGCGCGAACGCACGGTCTTCGAGTTGAAGCACTACCAGGGGTTGAAGCTGCGCACCATCGGCGACATGTTGAACACGACGGAGGAGACGGCGAAGAATACGCTTTTCCGGGCGACAAGAAAACTAAGGCTCAACCTGGCCAATATCAGGTAG
- a CDS encoding radical SAM protein produces MKAVTRKLRELGSIGSALASTGHPYMAHIVPMRRCNLACTYCNEFDDFSDPVAVDEMLRRIDHLGRLGTSVITISGGEPLLHPELDQIIARIRKTGAIAGMITNGYLLMPERIERLNQAGLDHMQISIDNVMPDEVSKKSLKVLDKKLEMLAEYADFHVNINSVVGGGTPPQDALVVSERALGLGFSSTIGIIHDGSGQLKPLGEEERNVWDKVRNLTRRSYSRFNHFQEAIANGKPNDWRCRAGGRYLYICENGLVHYCSQQRGYPGVPLSGYQTADVKREFLTEKSCAPNCTISCVHQVSYIDHWRAPQTSQITPGSTSHGSPELVQIR; encoded by the coding sequence ATGAAGGCCGTGACGCGCAAGCTCCGCGAACTTGGCTCAATCGGCTCCGCCCTGGCCTCGACCGGCCACCCGTACATGGCGCACATCGTGCCCATGCGGCGCTGCAACCTCGCCTGTACCTACTGCAACGAGTTCGATGACTTCTCCGACCCCGTCGCGGTCGATGAGATGCTCCGCCGCATCGACCACCTCGGTCGCCTCGGCACCTCGGTCATCACCATCTCCGGCGGCGAGCCGCTGCTGCATCCCGAGCTTGACCAGATCATCGCTCGGATTCGCAAGACCGGTGCCATCGCCGGCATGATCACCAACGGCTACCTGCTGATGCCCGAGCGCATCGAGCGCCTGAACCAGGCCGGCCTCGACCACATGCAGATCTCGATCGACAACGTCATGCCCGACGAGGTCTCGAAGAAGTCGCTCAAGGTCCTCGACAAGAAGCTGGAGATGCTGGCCGAGTACGCCGACTTCCACGTCAACATCAACTCGGTCGTCGGTGGCGGAACGCCCCCGCAGGACGCTCTGGTCGTCTCCGAACGCGCCCTAGGCCTCGGCTTCAGCTCGACCATCGGCATCATTCACGATGGCAGTGGCCAGTTGAAGCCTCTCGGCGAAGAAGAACGCAACGTCTGGGACAAGGTCCGCAACTTGACCCGCCGCAGCTACTCCCGCTTCAACCACTTCCAGGAAGCCATCGCCAACGGCAAGCCGAATGACTGGCGTTGCCGGGCGGGCGGGCGCTATCTCTACATCTGCGAGAACGGCCTGGTGCACTACTGCAGCCAGCAGCGCGGCTATCCCGGAGTTCCGCTCTCCGGATACCAGACGGCGGACGTGAAGCGGGAGTTCCTGACTGAGAAGAGCTGCGCTCCGAACTGCACCATCAGCTGCGTGCACCAGGTCAGCTACATCGACCACTGGCGCGCGCCGCAGACCTCGCAAATCACGCCTGGATCGACGTCACATGGCTCGCCTGAGCTGGTGCAGATTCGCTAG
- the tssD gene encoding type VI secretion system tube protein TssD has translation MAVNAYLTLKGQKQGMIAGPVTDKGRENSMELLSFSNKIVSPRDPASGLATGNRQHQPICIVKEIDEASTALRSAFVDNENLTSWALQFWTAGAVDPVMDTEIYTIRLTNASIASIREFLVESEDPANNGLPLREEITFTYQKIEWIWTEGETTAEDDWQSQA, from the coding sequence ATGGCAGTCAACGCGTATCTGACGCTCAAGGGCCAGAAGCAAGGGATGATTGCGGGCCCAGTCACCGATAAGGGCCGGGAAAACAGCATGGAGCTGCTCTCGTTTTCCAATAAGATCGTAAGCCCGCGCGACCCTGCCTCCGGTCTGGCGACAGGAAATAGGCAGCACCAGCCCATCTGCATCGTCAAAGAGATCGACGAAGCCTCAACGGCACTGCGCAGCGCCTTCGTCGACAACGAAAACCTCACCTCGTGGGCGCTACAGTTCTGGACCGCAGGCGCGGTCGATCCCGTGATGGATACCGAGATCTACACCATCCGCCTGACCAACGCGAGCATCGCGTCGATCCGCGAGTTCCTGGTCGAGAGCGAAGACCCCGCCAACAACGGCCTGCCGCTGCGCGAAGAGATCACCTTCACCTACCAGAAGATCGAATGGATCTGGACCGAAGGGGAGACCACGGCTGAGGACGACTGGCAGTCGCAGGCATAG
- a CDS encoding HEAT repeat domain-containing protein: MKCEIAQQNMVFAGYGELHDEQIDGLEEHLAGCEACRQEFEELKLLQEQLALYPMLEPSPNLLAQSRMRLEEELDQIPAHGFFTHCRSLFFGSLASIRQSPALTVLLIGAGFFGGFLTNRYQARNAPHLSGTFHFRNEANSSIANITGIVRTPESEVVQVTYNKVTPETVQGSLDEPEIRKLLMLGSMERGTNSVREDSVALLAKECIAGHRCLPAGHGDTADGEDIRTVLMVALRYDQNPAVRLTALEGLEPYVAKDKRVRDAILESMVHDPSMTVRQAEFKAIPPVQSDSSVRQVLRKLSVEDENPYIRTASFNALQSSGDIQ; the protein is encoded by the coding sequence ATGAAGTGCGAAATTGCTCAACAAAATATGGTCTTTGCCGGATACGGCGAACTCCACGACGAACAAATCGACGGACTTGAAGAGCACCTTGCGGGCTGCGAGGCTTGCAGGCAGGAGTTCGAGGAACTGAAGCTTCTACAGGAGCAGCTTGCGCTGTATCCCATGCTCGAACCTTCGCCCAACCTTCTCGCCCAATCGCGGATGCGGCTGGAAGAAGAGCTGGACCAGATTCCGGCGCACGGCTTCTTCACTCACTGTCGCAGCCTCTTCTTCGGCTCGCTCGCCAGCATCCGCCAATCACCCGCTCTTACCGTGCTTCTGATTGGCGCGGGATTCTTTGGCGGCTTCCTCACCAATCGGTACCAGGCGAGGAACGCACCTCACCTTTCCGGCACGTTTCACTTTAGAAACGAGGCCAATAGCAGCATCGCCAACATTACTGGAATTGTGCGCACCCCAGAGTCCGAAGTCGTTCAAGTGACCTACAACAAGGTCACACCCGAGACCGTGCAAGGCTCTCTGGACGAGCCGGAGATCCGCAAGCTGCTGATGCTGGGCTCGATGGAGCGCGGGACGAACAGCGTGCGCGAGGACTCCGTCGCGCTGCTGGCGAAGGAATGTATTGCTGGACATCGCTGCTTGCCGGCGGGCCATGGCGATACAGCCGACGGCGAAGATATCCGCACCGTGCTGATGGTTGCCCTGCGCTACGATCAGAATCCAGCAGTTCGCCTGACTGCTCTCGAAGGCCTTGAGCCCTATGTGGCCAAGGATAAGCGCGTCCGCGACGCGATCCTCGAATCCATGGTGCACGACCCCAGCATGACCGTCCGGCAGGCGGAGTTCAAAGCGATCCCGCCGGTACAATCGGACTCCAGCGTGCGCCAGGTGCTTCGCAAGCTCTCGGTCGAGGACGAGAACCCGTACATCCGCACCGCCTCGTTCAATGCCTTACAAAGCTCTGGCGATATTCAGTAA
- a CDS encoding pyridoxal phosphate-dependent aminotransferase — MNSSRFNSGVSRRSFMRFAGAAAAAMPIFTEAHFAQAAMQAAATAGKAAPAKPRRRMTFPEGAVLINANENPLGPCKAACEAIAAIAHKGGRYDIDGETAKLTTTFAQQNGLKEDYISVYAGSSEPLHFTTLAFTSPTAGFVTGDPSYEAGMRAAQISGAKISKVPLTSTYAHDVKAMVAADPNAGVIYICNPNNPTGTLTSREDIAWAVANKPKGAIVLVDEAYIHLSDSPSVLDMVAADKDVIVLRTFSKVYGMAGIRCGFAVGRPDLLKKLEAYGQNAMPITGSAAANVSLLDAELVPTRKKIIGDIRNDTFDFLAKNNYKFIPSQSNCFMIDTGRNGKSVIAEMQAKNVFIGRTWPIWPNMVRVTVGSPDDMAKFKVAFKEVMDKPATAALHNPFEGNGLPDLA, encoded by the coding sequence ATGAATTCCAGCCGATTCAACTCTGGCGTCTCACGCCGTTCCTTCATGCGCTTTGCGGGCGCCGCCGCAGCAGCCATGCCCATCTTCACCGAAGCTCACTTCGCGCAGGCGGCGATGCAGGCTGCTGCTACGGCGGGCAAGGCCGCTCCGGCAAAGCCACGCCGCCGCATGACCTTCCCTGAGGGCGCTGTGCTGATCAACGCGAACGAGAACCCGCTCGGACCTTGTAAAGCGGCCTGCGAAGCCATCGCAGCCATCGCTCACAAGGGCGGCCGTTACGATATCGACGGCGAGACCGCGAAACTGACCACCACCTTCGCCCAGCAGAACGGCCTCAAAGAGGACTACATCTCGGTCTATGCCGGATCGTCCGAGCCGCTGCACTTCACGACCCTTGCGTTCACCTCGCCGACCGCGGGCTTCGTCACCGGCGATCCGTCATACGAAGCAGGCATGCGCGCCGCGCAGATCTCCGGCGCGAAGATCAGCAAGGTGCCGCTCACTTCGACCTACGCGCACGACGTGAAGGCGATGGTTGCCGCAGATCCTAACGCAGGCGTGATCTACATCTGCAACCCCAACAATCCGACCGGCACGCTCACCAGCAGGGAAGACATTGCCTGGGCCGTAGCGAACAAGCCGAAGGGCGCGATCGTGCTCGTCGACGAGGCCTACATCCATCTCTCGGATTCGCCCTCGGTGCTCGACATGGTTGCTGCGGACAAGGATGTGATCGTCCTGCGCACCTTCTCGAAGGTCTACGGCATGGCCGGTATCCGCTGCGGCTTCGCGGTTGGCCGTCCTGACCTTCTGAAGAAGCTCGAAGCCTACGGGCAGAACGCGATGCCCATCACCGGCTCCGCTGCCGCGAACGTCAGTCTGCTTGATGCAGAGCTCGTGCCGACGCGCAAGAAGATCATCGGCGACATCCGCAACGATACCTTCGACTTCCTCGCGAAGAATAACTACAAGTTCATCCCGTCACAGTCGAACTGCTTCATGATCGACACTGGCCGTAACGGCAAGAGCGTCATCGCAGAGATGCAGGCGAAGAACGTCTTCATCGGGCGGACCTGGCCGATCTGGCCGAACATGGTTCGCGTCACCGTGGGCAGCCCGGATGACATGGCGAAGTTCAAGGTGGCGTTCAAGGAAGTCATGGACAAGCCAGCAACGGCTGCTCTCCACAACCCCTTCGAAGGCAACGGCCTTCCTGACCTCGCGTAG
- a CDS encoding dipeptidase, producing the protein MPSLTRLAAVALLTASPAFAQHKVTDAEVAKITREAILIDTHNDVTSRTVEGYDIGTPNKTGQTDLPRMKGYLGAEFFAVYVGAEYVKDNHAANRALEMIDTVRTDVVAAHPNDFVFATTADEIIAAHKDHKIAALMGIEGGHAIEDSLRLLRDYYALGVRYMTLTHFNTNHWADSQGDVDDASVPKHNGLTPFGKDVVREMNRLGMMVDISHVADKTFYDALETSTAPIIASHSACRAVSNFTRNMTDEMIKALAAKGGTMQINFGCDFLSQEYYDKSKPLMNEMRAKYLEVLKIQDPEQKKAAMEALEASVGGKIPPATLADVVAQIDHAVKVGGIDHVGIGTDFDGVGCVPKELDSYDKFPALTRALLEKGYSAEDIKKIYGGNLLRVMKAVEQRARELKSTAAIETKYSEK; encoded by the coding sequence TTGCCCAGCCTCACACGTCTAGCCGCCGTCGCTCTCCTGACAGCCTCTCCCGCATTTGCCCAGCACAAAGTCACCGACGCCGAGGTTGCAAAGATCACGCGCGAAGCCATCCTGATCGACACGCACAACGATGTCACCTCGCGGACGGTCGAAGGCTACGACATTGGGACGCCGAACAAGACCGGCCAGACCGATCTGCCGCGCATGAAGGGATATCTTGGCGCGGAGTTCTTCGCCGTCTACGTGGGCGCGGAGTATGTGAAGGACAATCACGCGGCCAACCGGGCGCTCGAGATGATCGACACGGTAAGGACGGACGTGGTCGCGGCGCACCCGAACGACTTTGTCTTCGCGACCACCGCCGACGAGATCATCGCCGCGCACAAAGACCACAAGATCGCCGCGCTGATGGGAATCGAAGGCGGCCATGCCATCGAGGACTCGCTACGGCTGCTGCGCGATTACTATGCGCTGGGCGTGCGCTACATGACGCTGACGCACTTCAACACGAACCACTGGGCGGACTCGCAGGGCGATGTCGACGACGCCTCCGTGCCCAAGCACAACGGCCTGACGCCGTTCGGCAAGGATGTCGTTCGCGAGATGAATAGGCTCGGCATGATGGTCGACATCTCGCACGTCGCCGACAAGACGTTCTACGACGCGCTCGAGACCAGCACTGCGCCGATCATCGCGTCGCACTCGGCGTGCCGGGCAGTTTCGAACTTTACGCGCAACATGACCGACGAGATGATCAAGGCACTGGCGGCCAAGGGTGGAACGATGCAGATCAACTTCGGCTGTGACTTCCTCTCGCAGGAGTACTACGACAAGTCGAAGCCTCTGATGAACGAGATGCGCGCGAAGTATCTTGAGGTCCTGAAGATCCAGGATCCGGAGCAGAAGAAGGCGGCCATGGAGGCGCTTGAGGCTTCGGTGGGCGGCAAGATTCCCCCGGCAACGCTGGCCGATGTGGTCGCACAGATCGACCACGCGGTGAAGGTGGGCGGCATCGACCACGTCGGCATCGGCACCGATTTCGACGGCGTGGGCTGCGTGCCGAAGGAACTTGACTCCTACGACAAGTTCCCGGCGCTGACGCGGGCGCTGCTTGAGAAGGGCTACTCGGCTGAGGACATCAAGAAGATCTACGGCGGCAACTTGCTGCGGGTAATGAAGGCGGTGGAGCAGCGGGCGAGGGAGTTGAAGTCCACGGCGGCCATCGAGACGAAGTACTCAGAGAAGTAG
- a CDS encoding PDZ domain-containing protein — protein sequence MISTTSTPTRQPNRMAGAAILAIALGLPSLCPSPAAAQQMHIGLIAFPLGGHGGARGAAAAPASAPSGFLGIGFRDVTEDRLTLLKLKEARGAEVTQVDHDGPAGIAGLTEHDVILQVNGQSIEGEEQLRRILHETPVGRNVTILFSRYGQQLTLTMQTADRAVLERQAWEQHQSVPDPSRTSGFHGGNSFMGGTTINNNTPITAPPDPHGHSLIPSMLLNSSYTGVVLEMIGPQLAQYFGSQGGNGLLVRSVDPNSPAAAAGLRAGDVVVRANAVIVTGTSEWYKLVRENRGKPVSVVIVRDRQEETLVLVPDSKKRSSIEGLKPWQQSATIDQAHAGVPEIN from the coding sequence ATGATCTCGACGACGTCGACACCGACAAGACAACCGAACCGGATGGCCGGGGCTGCCATACTGGCCATCGCGCTTGGCCTGCCGTCGCTGTGCCCAAGCCCTGCCGCCGCGCAGCAGATGCATATTGGCCTGATAGCATTTCCCCTCGGCGGCCACGGCGGAGCCCGCGGAGCAGCAGCCGCACCCGCAAGTGCGCCTTCGGGCTTCCTCGGAATCGGCTTCCGCGATGTCACTGAAGATCGCCTGACGCTGCTCAAGTTGAAGGAGGCTCGCGGAGCCGAAGTGACGCAAGTCGACCACGACGGTCCAGCGGGAATCGCCGGCCTCACCGAACATGACGTGATCCTCCAGGTGAATGGTCAGTCGATCGAAGGCGAGGAGCAGCTTCGCCGCATCCTGCACGAGACGCCGGTCGGCCGCAACGTCACGATCCTCTTCAGCCGCTACGGCCAGCAGTTGACACTCACCATGCAGACGGCCGACCGGGCCGTGCTCGAGCGTCAGGCCTGGGAGCAACACCAGAGCGTCCCCGATCCTTCGCGCACCTCAGGATTTCACGGCGGCAACAGCTTCATGGGCGGGACGACAATTAATAACAACACACCCATCACCGCCCCACCCGATCCACATGGGCACAGCCTGATCCCGTCGATGCTGCTGAACTCGTCCTATACCGGCGTGGTGTTGGAGATGATCGGGCCGCAGCTTGCCCAGTACTTTGGCTCGCAGGGCGGAAACGGCCTTCTGGTGCGAAGCGTCGACCCTAACAGCCCGGCAGCAGCCGCTGGACTGCGTGCCGGCGATGTCGTCGTCCGCGCCAACGCGGTCATCGTAACCGGTACAAGCGAGTGGTACAAGCTCGTCCGTGAGAATCGGGGCAAACCCGTCTCCGTCGTGATCGTCCGCGACCGCCAGGAAGAAACTCTGGTCCTTGTACCCGACTCGAAGAAACGCTCCAGCATCGAAGGTCTGAAACCCTGGCAGCAGAGTGCCACGATCGACCAGGCCCACGCCGGCGTTCCTGAGATCAACTAA
- a CDS encoding ribonuclease HI family protein has translation MTTRSTLAPESRNSLFTDREGPSPVSKDAAKRGEWISAHCDGGARGNPGPAGYGALIQAADGSVIAELSEFLGFKTNNFAEYSGLLGCLQYALDHGHSRLKLVSDSELMVKQIQGKYQVKSPDLKPLYDEAKRRIAKLEGFEISHALRHKNKDADRLANEAMDRGMKKPGSTAPTAPRATPYPVRSTAPPVPIAYAQKPAVPQVASSGAMLRGFTRDGVIHILGEERLPEGVFVKIIRE, from the coding sequence ATGACCACCCGTTCCACCCTTGCTCCTGAAAGCCGAAACTCCTTGTTTACCGACCGTGAAGGTCCCTCCCCGGTCTCGAAAGACGCTGCGAAGCGAGGCGAGTGGATCTCCGCCCACTGCGACGGCGGAGCCCGGGGAAATCCTGGTCCGGCGGGGTATGGGGCGCTCATTCAGGCGGCGGATGGCAGCGTGATCGCCGAGCTTTCAGAGTTCCTCGGCTTCAAAACAAACAACTTCGCGGAGTATTCGGGACTCCTGGGCTGCCTGCAGTACGCGCTCGATCACGGCCATTCGCGGTTGAAGCTGGTCTCAGACTCCGAGCTGATGGTGAAGCAGATCCAGGGCAAGTACCAGGTCAAGAGCCCCGACCTGAAGCCGCTCTACGACGAGGCCAAGCGCCGGATCGCTAAGCTGGAGGGGTTCGAGATCAGCCACGCACTCCGGCACAAGAATAAGGACGCCGACCGGCTCGCGAACGAGGCGATGGATCGGGGAATGAAGAAGCCGGGTTCCACTGCGCCTACGGCTCCCAGGGCAACACCTTATCCTGTGCGATCCACTGCCCCGCCGGTGCCGATCGCCTATGCTCAGAAGCCTGCGGTTCCGCAGGTTGCCAGTTCAGGCGCGATGCTGCGCGGCTTCACTCGTGACGGCGTCATTCATATCCTCGGCGAGGAGAGGCTGCCCGAAGGCGTCTTCGTCAAGATCATCCGCGAGTAA
- a CDS encoding DsbA family protein, protein MRLTAMNRSLARSLFAAALIVTASLPALAQNAVPPGKGNSFRDTSMVKPPAGAKVAIYEFEDLECPACAHAFPIVHSAIERYKIPLVRHDFPLKMHVWSFDAAITARYLQDKVSPKVAEDFRRDVFASQTAIASKDDLENFTRRWFQQHGQNMPFVMDPSGLFRAEVQADETLGERIGLSQTPTIFVVTTKGWTQIMDPNYLYQTIDQALAQAGPATAAKPAAKTTAKKQSGL, encoded by the coding sequence ATGCGTCTAACTGCCATGAACCGCTCGCTCGCTCGCTCGCTCTTCGCCGCTGCCCTTATCGTTACTGCCAGCCTTCCGGCTCTGGCCCAGAACGCGGTTCCTCCGGGCAAGGGGAACAGCTTCCGCGACACCTCCATGGTGAAGCCGCCGGCAGGCGCGAAGGTTGCGATCTACGAGTTCGAGGACCTGGAGTGCCCGGCCTGTGCGCATGCGTTCCCCATCGTCCATTCGGCGATTGAACGCTACAAGATTCCGCTGGTTCGGCATGACTTTCCGTTGAAGATGCACGTCTGGAGCTTCGACGCGGCCATCACCGCGCGTTACCTCCAGGACAAGGTCTCGCCCAAGGTGGCCGAAGACTTCCGCCGCGATGTCTTTGCCTCCCAGACGGCCATTGCCAGCAAGGACGATCTCGAAAACTTCACGCGGCGGTGGTTTCAGCAGCACGGCCAGAACATGCCGTTCGTGATGGACCCGAGCGGTCTATTCCGCGCCGAGGTGCAGGCTGACGAGACGCTGGGTGAGCGGATTGGTCTGAGCCAGACGCCGACCATCTTCGTAGTCACGACCAAGGGCTGGACCCAGATCATGGATCCGAACTATCTCTACCAGACGATCGACCAGGCATTGGCGCAGGCAGGACCGGCTACGGCTGCGAAGCCAGCGGCTAAGACTACGGCGAAGAAGCAGTCCGGCCTGTAA